From Pungitius pungitius chromosome 9, fPunPun2.1, whole genome shotgun sequence, one genomic window encodes:
- the LOC119217861 gene encoding nidogen-1-like, whose amino-acid sequence MCARYRSWLWVWSALLSLSAPTRSLELGELFPFGAESGDQQLPPGSDSTAELPLRGSVFFFQRACDRVYINTNGLVSFDGPPKEQEYLGKMPAGFGMIAALLGDLEDSDGLGKVHFRWDSSPEVLTRAAEYVRRAFPRDEGVEPTAALVVTWENMAARGTTGRGDGLGTKRNTFQLVVASMESSSCAILLYPRSGLQFVSTLVGGENKLLEAGFNQGLVTSWIWQVSQGTYFRTTSDEETSIRELTEKTNSGQDGVWVYEIGSSPFFHAITTGMVTGLLEEEEDAVTPPVPEDEELTPTDYQPKYPEPETVTLGYIEPATEDYERRGQFKPESSESETVTPWYTEPATEDYERRGQFDPEYPESETVTPGYTESTTEDYERRGQFKPESSESETVTPGYIEPATEDYERRGQFKPESSESETVTPGYTESTTEDYERRGQFDPEYPEYETVTPGYTEPATEDYERRGQFKPESSESETVTPGYTEPATEDYERRGQFDPEYPESETVTLGYIEPGTEDYERRGQFNPEYPESETVTPGYTDPERAEPRYPDTSETRYPDRTGPRYPESEPSQPRYPDLETNEPRYSPDEPRYPDPVQPVPPHSHSRPQQPQIVVVDEDEALNVTVFPYNSETCAHNRLKCSAFADCRDYSTGYCCHCRPGFYGNGKDCVAEGKPQRINGKVNGRVFVGNSPSPVELGNNDLHSYMVVNDGRASVAISNIPDALGPSMLPLTSLGGVIGWAFALEQPGHHNGFSLIGGRFSRQAEVIFHPGNERLSITQRFEGIDEHDHLVVNTELEGRLPAVPLGSSVDINPYQEVYQYDRNLIASSSNRNYTVTSPDGEAQTRSYHLRQTLTFEGCAHDEAPVAAQSAQRLSVDRVFVMFEAHNHLIRYATSNKIGSVHGSPPQQNPCFTGRHGCDINAACRPAEGLQFSCQCAAGFTGDGRYCHDDDECRETPEICGANAVCINQPGSFRCECSAGFLFAGDGRTCIEKRPVDPCHDCDAPERALCSPAGGSAFVCSCLPGFEGDGRLCRDVDECQQDRCHSAAFCSNTPGSYACQCHPGFHGDGFQCSPSSSERQATACERHRESVQAAAPGFPFEFRPRPPVGQYVPQCDQRGAYESTQCHAAIGQCWCADSAGREIPNTRTGPGSTPLCIDQAVTPAPVGPTPRPDVHPVPSGTYLLFAQSGKIERVPLDGYDMQQEEAKTLLHLPERVVIAVAYDCVEEMVYWTDITGPAISRARLSGGDVVPVVTTGLQSPEGLAVDHVARLLFWTDSARDTVEVSQLDGGRRRVLHDTDLINPRAIVANPAYGRLYWSDWNRDGPKIEMSNMDGTDRSVLVKDDLGLPNGLTFDHEGQQLCWADAGTRKVECMDPHRRLRRLIVEGIQYPFALVHLGKNLYYTDWRREAVVAVDRVSGEEIEEFLPRKRSRLYGITATPAQCRQAYNYCSDNGGCPHLCLPRLGGFTCRCPDAGGPCEEGSP is encoded by the exons ATGTGTGCCCGGTACCGGAGCTGGCTGTGGGTCTGGTCCGCCTTGCTGAGCCTGAGCGCTCCGACCCGGTCCCTGGAGCTCGGCGAGCTGTTCCCGTTCGGAGCGGAGTCCGGAGACCAGCAGCTGCCGCCCGGCTCGGACTCCACGGCCGAGCTGCCCCTCCGCGGCTCCGTGTTCTTCTTCCAGAGAGCCTGCGACCGGGTTTAC ATCAACACCAATGGCTTGGTGTCTTTCGACGGGCCCCCGAAGGAGCAGGAGTACCTGGGGAAGATGCCTGCCGGTTTCGGAATGATTGCAGCGCTGCTTGGAGACCTGGAGGACAGTGACGGACTGGGAAAGGTCcacttcaggtgggacagcagCCCGGAGGTCCTGACCCGAGCCGCAGAGTACGTCAGGCGAGCTTTCCCCAGAGATGAGGGGGTGGAGCCCACCGCCGCCCTCGTGGTCACCTGGGAAAACATGGCCGCCCGGGGGACAACTGGGCGAGGAGACGGATTGGGCACAAAG AGAAACACCTTCCAGCTGGTGGTGGCCTCAATGGAGTCGTCTTCCTGCGCCATCCTCTTGTATCCCCGAAGCGGTCTACAGTTCGTCTCCACCTTGGTAGGGGGTGAGAACAAGCTCCTCGAGGCTGGCTTCAACCAAGGCCTCGTGACGAGTTGGATCTGGCAGGTCTCGCAGGGGACTTATTTCCGCACCACCTCGGACGAAGAGACCTCCATCAGGGAACTCACCGA AAAGACAAACTCGGGACAGGATGGAGTCTGGGTGTACGAGATCGGCTCCTCGCCGTTCTTTCATGCCATTACTACAGGAATGGTCACTGGCTTacttgaagaggaggaggacgccgtcACACCTCCTGTACCAGAGGACGAAGAGCTGACTCCAACCGATTATCAACCCAAGTACCCAGAACCTGAGACCGTCACTCTAGGGTACATTGAACCGGCGactgaagattatgaaagacGTGGTCAGTTCAAACCCGAATCCTCTGAATCTGAGACTGTCACACCATGGTACACCGAACCGGCGactgaagattatgaaagacGTGGTCAGTTTGATCCTGAATACCCTGAATCTGAGACCGTCACACCAGGGTACACCGAATCGACGactgaagattatgaaagacGTGGTCAGTTCAAACCCGAATCCTCTGAATCTGAGACTGTCACACCAGGGTACATCGAACCGGCGactgaagattatgaaagacGTGGTCAGTTTAAACCCGAATCCTCTGAATCTGAGACCGTCACACCAGGGTACACCGAATCGACGactgaagattatgaaagacGTGGTCAGTTTGATCCTGAATACCCTGAATACGAGACCGTCACACCAGGGTACACCGAACCGGCGACTGAAGACTATGAAAGACGTGGTCAGTTTAAACCCGAATCCTCTGAATCTGAGACCGTCACACCAGGGTACACCGAACCGGCGACTGAAGACTATGAAAGACGTGGTCAGTTTGATCCTGAATACCCTGAATCCGAGACCGTCACTCTAGGGTACATCGAACCGGGGactgaagattatgaaagacGTGGTCAGTTTAATCCTGAATACCCTGAATCGGAGACCGTCACACCAGGGTACACCGACCCTGAAAGGGCTGAACCAAGATACCCAGACACTTCTGAGACAAGGTACCCCGACCGAACCGGGCCGAGGTACCCAGAATCCGAGCCTTCCCAACCCAGATATCCGGACCTTGAAACAAACGAGCCGAGATACTCTCCAGACGAGCCGAGGTACCCCGATCCAGTCCAACCAGTACCGCCCCATTCCCATTCCCGGCCCCAGCAACCCCAGATCGTCGTGGTAGACGAGGATGAAGCTCTCAACGTGACCG tctttCCGTACAATTCAGAGACGTGCGCCCACAACCGGCTCAAATGCTCGGCTTTCGCAGACTGTCGAGATTACAGCACCGGGTACTGCTGCCACTGCCGGCCCGGTTTCTATGGTAACGGAAAGGACTGCGTCGCTGAGG GCAAACCACAGAGAATTAACGGCAAGGTGAACGGCCGAGTCTTTGTGGGGAACTCGCCCTCCCCCGTCGAGCTCGGTAACAACGACCTGCACTCGTACATGGTGGTCAACGACGGGCGGGCCTCCGTGGCCATCAGCAACATCCCGGACGCCCTGGGCCCCTCCATGCTGCCGCTGACGTCCCTCGGCGGGGTCATCGGCTGGGCCTTCGCCCTGGAGCAGCCCGGCCACCACAACGGCTTCAGCCTCATCG GCGGTCGGTTTTCCCGGCAGGCCGAGGTCATCTTCCACCCTGGCAACGAGCGCCTGAGCATCACACAGCGGTTCGAAGGCATCGACGAGCACGACCACCTGGTGGTGaacacggagctggaggggcgCCTGCCCGCCGTCCCGCTGGGGTCCTCCGTCGACATCAACCCGTACCAGGAGGTCTACCAGTACGACAGGAACC tGATCGCTTCTTCCTCCAACCGCAACTACACCGTCACCTCCCCCGACGGTGAGGCGCAGACCAGGAGCTACCACCTGCGGCAGACCCTCACCTTCGAGGGCTGCGCGCACGACGAGGCCCCCGTGGCGGCGCAGTCCGCCCAGCGGCTCAGCGTGGACCGCGTCTTCGTCATGTTCGAGGCCCACAACCATCTGATCCGCTACGCCACCAGCAACAAGATCGGCTCGGTCCACG GCAGCCCCCCCCAGCAGAACCCGTGTTTCACCGGCCGACACGGCTGCGACATCAACGCCGCGTGCCGCCCGGCCGAAGGCCTCCAGTTCAGCTGCCAGTGCGCCGCCGGTTTCACCGGAGACGGGCGCTACTGCCACG ATGATGACGAGTGCAGAGAGACTCCTGAGATCTGTGGAGCCAACGCCGTCTGCATCAATCAGCCCGGAAGCTTCCGCTGTGAGTGTTCCGCCGGCTTCCTGTTCGCCGGCGACGGAAGGACCTGCATCG AGAAGCGCCCGGTGGATCCGTGCCACGACTGCGACGCCCCCGAGAGAGCGCTGTGCAGCCCCGCCGGGGGCTCCGCCTTCGTCTGCTCCTGCCTGCCGGGCTTCGAGGGGGACGGCCGGCTGTGTCGGG ACGTGGACGAGTGTCAGCAGGACCGATGCCACAGCGCCGCCTTCTGCTCCAACACGCCGGGCTCCTACGCCTGCCAGTGCCATCCCGGTTTCCACGGCGACGGCTTCCAGTgcagcccctcctcctccg AGCGCCAGGCGACGGCGTGCGAGCGCCACAGAGAGAGCGTCCAGGCCGCCGCCCCCGGCTTCCCCTTCGAGTTCCGCCCCCGGCCGCCGGTCGGTCAGTACGTCCCCCAGTGCGACCAGCGCGGGGCCTACGAGTCCACGCAGTGCCACGCCGCCATCGGGCAGTGCTGGTGTGCGGACAGCGCCGGACGGGAGATCCCCAACACGCGCACGGGACCCGGCAGCACCCCCCTGT GTATCGACCAGGCGGTGACTCCCGCTCCGGTGGGTCCGACCCCGCGGCCCGACGTGCACCCCGTCCCGTCGGGGACGTACCTGCTGTTCGCCCAGAGCGGGAAGATCGAACGCGTTCCTCTGGACGGGTACGAcatgcagcaggaggaggccaaaactctgctgcacctcccg GAGCGGGTGGTGATCGCCGTGGCCTACGACTGCGTGGAGGAGATGGTTTACTGGACCGACATCACCGGGCCGGCCATCAGCCGGGCCCGTCTGAGCGGAGGAGACGTCGTCCCGGTCGTCACTACAG GGCTCCAGAGTCCCGAGGGCCTCGCCGTCGACCACGTGGCCCGCCTCCTCTTCTGGACCGACTCGGCGCGCGACACCGTGGAGGTCTCCCAGCTGGACGGCGGCCGGCGCCGCGTCCTCCACGACACGGACCTGATCAACCCTCGAGCCATCGTCGCCAACCCGGCGTACGG GCGGCTGTACTGGTCGGACTGGAACAGGGACGGGCCCAAAATCGAGATGTCCAACATGGACGGGACGGATCGGTCGGTGCTGGTGAAAGACGACCTGGGGCTCCCCAACggcctgacctttgaccacgAAGGCCAGCAGCTGTGCTGGGCCGACGCAG GGACCCGCAAGGTGGAGTGTATGGATCCGCACCGCAGGCTGAGGAGGCTGATCGTGGAGGGGATCCAGTACCCCTTCGCTCTGGTCCACCTCGGGAAGAACCTCTACTACACCGACTGGAGGAg ggaGGCGGTGGTCGCCGTGGATCGCGTCTCGGGGGAAGAGATCGAGGAGTTTCTGCCGCGGAAGCGCTCCCGGCTGTACGGCATCACCGCGACACCGGCCCAGTGTCGGCAAG cCTACAACTACTGCTCCGACAACGGCGGATGCCCCCACCTGTGCCTGCCGCGGCTCGGCGGCTTCACCTGCCGCTGCCCGGACGCCGGCGGCCCGTGTGAGGAGGGGAGCCCGTGA